Proteins found in one Pelobates fuscus isolate aPelFus1 chromosome 10, aPelFus1.pri, whole genome shotgun sequence genomic segment:
- the LOC134575238 gene encoding zinc finger protein 436-like isoform X1 — translation MMKNKGRIWVTEKILDLTLEIIYLLTGEDHMVVKKPSDYMSHRNRPHVSKSSSRIQSSSVEKYNGQKILKLTGKIIHLLTGEVPVRCEDVTVHLTKEEWEYLEGHKDVYKDIIIENHQPLCSLDTFGSDRLGTPVCVPDFATKGEIVNKTSNGGTILKINKPNNMHTNCLTNMSQKPHTGEEDNFTHIDIQTQTEYPSAPIKKELVSYKERNVTDTDVYTPTVHTQIKYPSTHINKELASCQKDKITNMDINTSKEHVQTEYPCAHIGEEPALCEEGNLTDIDMYTPTVQSEYSSLHIKEESASSEEDILTVIYTPTEYIQSEYPTTHIKEKFASCVGRNLLDTDIHQTIDTGSRTYKCPDCDKCFNQLPALNGHQRIHRAEKPYKCRECDKCFNAKNNLIRHQMVHTGDKPFTCTECGKCFTQASHVVRHKRIHTGEKPFKCNECGKYFTRAAHLASHKRNHNGEKPFKCSECGKCFTRGTNLASHQRIHSGGDPFKCKDCGKCFTWAANLARHRTIHTREKTMSCSEYGGYFPDQIYYVNT, via the exons GATCATATGGTAGTGAAGAAGCCCAGTGATTATATGTCACACAGGAACCGACCCCATGTGTCAAAAAGTTCCTCCAGGATCCAGAGCTCCAGTGTGGAGAAGTACAACGGACAGAAAATTTTAAAACTGACCGGTAAGATCAtccacctgctgactggagag GTTCCTGTAAGGTGTGAGGATGTCACTGTCCATTTGACCAAGGAGGAATGGGAGTATTTAGAAGGACATAAGGATGTGTACAAGGACATAATTATCGAGAACCACCAGCCCCTTTGCTCACTGG aCACATTTGGATCTGATCGTTTGGGTACTCCTGTTTGTGTGCCTGATTTTGCTACAAAGGGTGAAATCGTAAATAAAACCAGCAATGGAGGAACAATTCTGAAAATCAACAAACCAAACAACATGCATACTAACTGTCTAACAAACATGTCACAAAAACCCCACACAGGTGAAGAAGACAATtttacacacattgacatacagacacagacagaatatCCGTCAGCTCCTATTAAGAAAGAATTGGTCTCATATAAAGAAAGGAATGTCACAGATACTGACGTTTATAcacccacagtacatacacaaataaaatatCCGTCTACTCACATTAACAAAGAATTAGCCTCATGTCAAAAAGATAAAATCACAAACATGGACATTAATACAAGCAAAGAACATGTACAGACAGAATATCCATGTGCGCATATTGGAGAAGAACCCGCCTTATGTGAAGAAGGAAATCTCACAGACATTGACATGTATACACCCACAGTACAATCAGAATATTCATCTCTTCATATTAAAGAGGAGTCTGCCTCATCTGAAGAAGACATTCTCACAGTAATTTATACACCCACAGAATATATACAGTCAGAGTATCCAACCACTCATATTAAGGAGAAATTCGCCTCATGTGTAGGAAGAAACCTTTTGGACACTGACATACATCAGACGATTGACACGGGAAGTAGAACATATAAATGCCCTGATTGTGACAAGTGTTTTAACCAGCTCCCTGCTCTTAATGGGCATCAGCGGATTCACAGAGCAGAAAAACCATATAAATGCAGAGAGTGTGATAAATGTTTTAATGCAAAGAATAATCTGATTAGGCATCAGATGGTTCACACAGGAGATAAACCGTTTACATGCACTGAATGTGGCAAGTGTTTTACCCAAGCATCACATGTTGTTAGACATAAAAGAATTCACACTGGAGAAAAACCATTTAAATGTAATGAATGCGGAAAATATTTTACCCGTGCCGCACATCTTGCTTCACATAAAAGGAATCACAATGGAGAAAAACCATTtaaatgttctgaatgtgggaagtgTTTTACCCGGGGCACAAATCTTGCTTCCCACCAAAGAATCCATTCAGGAGGAGATCCCTTTAAATGCAAAGATTGTGGGAAATGTTTCACCTGGGCTGCGAATCTTGCCAGACATAGAACGATTCACACTAGAGAAAAAACAATGTCGTGTTCAGAATATGGAGGATATTTTCCAGATCAGATTTATTATGTCAACACGTGA